One Streptomyces sp. NBC_00223 genomic window carries:
- a CDS encoding N-acetylmuramoyl-L-alanine amidase has protein sequence MHRPLRSRRPFGPRRTLTLATVVSLLAGLSLTAVTTTAARAGDPQSARQAEFTAAAHEFGVPLPVLEAVSYYETRWEAHAGQENAEAGYGPMNLTDLTARELDADGLTTRSPRYADLLTAPAEHTAAAAAALLGTDTASVLADETRNIRGGAALLASYAKSYGHGKLPRTTDGWYAAAARYSQSTEEKVAQTFADGVWDTLRSGVTRTTQDGQRIVLAPVKRLRPDRGDVRKLGLKEVTPPKSDRKPECPKSLDCDFIPGAYTLLNPSNLADYGSHDLADRPHGDLDIRYITLHTTDETYDGTLDLFRDPTYAAGAHYVVRSQDGHVTQMIPTKDIAWDSANRSFYQHSIGIEQEGWATHGGAWFSENLYRSTAGLVRYLAAKYDIPLDRAHILGHDNVPGGTESGVATQHWDPGPGWDWEHFFDLLGAPIHATAGKGSAVVAIKPGFARNEQTTTYCDDVQGYKQFPGPYRSFDCPVTSAAAPSSFVPLYTAPSTTAPLLADPYLHPSGAGTTAMNDWGDKAPTGEQYVVAERQPGWTAVWFGGQKAWLQDTARHPATVPVTASRIVPKAGRTSIPVYTTAYPEASVYPADFIAFEGGAPRAQLARAKYTIPAGQSYVAAGPAVPTDSYFAIYYDGSAPYDQHDFVGQTKVYEIVYNHRMAFVNAADVDVLPR, from the coding sequence ATGCACCGCCCCCTCAGATCCCGCCGCCCCTTCGGCCCCCGCCGTACGCTCACCCTCGCCACCGTCGTGTCCCTGCTGGCCGGCCTCTCCCTGACCGCCGTCACCACGACCGCCGCGCGCGCGGGCGACCCGCAGTCCGCGCGGCAGGCCGAATTCACCGCGGCGGCCCACGAGTTCGGCGTACCGCTGCCCGTACTCGAAGCGGTGTCGTACTACGAGACCCGGTGGGAGGCGCACGCCGGGCAGGAGAACGCCGAGGCGGGCTACGGCCCGATGAACCTCACCGATCTGACGGCCAGGGAGCTGGACGCCGACGGGCTGACGACCCGGTCCCCGCGCTACGCCGACCTGTTGACGGCCCCCGCCGAGCACACCGCGGCAGCCGCCGCCGCGCTCCTGGGCACGGACACCGCGTCGGTGCTCGCCGACGAGACGCGGAACATCCGCGGCGGCGCCGCGCTGCTCGCCTCGTACGCGAAGAGCTACGGCCACGGGAAGCTGCCCAGGACCACCGACGGCTGGTACGCGGCCGCCGCCCGCTACAGCCAGTCGACCGAGGAGAAGGTCGCCCAGACCTTCGCCGACGGCGTGTGGGACACCCTGCGCTCGGGCGTGACCCGCACCACGCAGGACGGCCAGCGGATCGTGCTCGCCCCGGTCAAGCGTCTGCGTCCGGACCGCGGCGACGTCCGCAAGCTCGGTCTGAAAGAGGTCACCCCGCCGAAGAGCGACCGCAAGCCCGAGTGCCCCAAGTCGCTGGACTGCGACTTCATACCGGGCGCGTACACCCTGCTCAACCCGTCGAACCTCGCGGACTACGGCAGCCACGACCTCGCCGACCGCCCCCACGGCGACCTCGACATCCGCTACATCACGCTGCACACCACCGACGAGACCTACGACGGCACCCTCGACCTCTTCCGCGACCCGACCTACGCGGCGGGCGCGCACTACGTCGTACGGTCGCAGGACGGCCATGTCACCCAGATGATCCCGACCAAGGACATCGCCTGGGACAGCGCCAACCGCTCCTTCTACCAGCACTCGATCGGCATCGAGCAGGAGGGCTGGGCGACCCACGGCGGCGCCTGGTTCAGCGAGAACCTCTACCGTTCGACGGCCGGACTGGTCCGCTACCTGGCCGCGAAGTACGACATCCCGCTGGACCGCGCCCACATCCTCGGGCACGACAACGTCCCCGGCGGCACCGAGAGCGGCGTCGCCACCCAGCACTGGGACCCCGGACCCGGCTGGGACTGGGAGCACTTCTTCGACCTGCTGGGCGCCCCCATTCACGCCACGGCCGGCAAGGGCAGCGCGGTCGTCGCGATCAAGCCGGGCTTCGCGCGCAACGAGCAGACCACGACGTACTGCGACGACGTCCAGGGCTACAAGCAGTTCCCCGGCCCCTACCGCAGCTTCGACTGCCCGGTGACCTCCGCGGCCGCGCCGTCGAGCTTCGTACCGCTGTACACCGCGCCGAGCACCACCGCGCCGCTGCTCGCCGACCCGTATCTGCACCCGTCGGGCGCCGGGACCACCGCGATGAACGACTGGGGCGACAAGGCGCCGACCGGTGAGCAGTACGTGGTCGCCGAGCGGCAACCGGGCTGGACGGCCGTCTGGTTCGGCGGTCAGAAGGCGTGGCTCCAGGACACGGCCAGGCACCCGGCGACCGTCCCGGTCACGGCGTCCCGGATCGTGCCGAAGGCGGGGAGGACCTCGATCCCCGTCTACACCACGGCCTACCCGGAGGCGTCCGTCTACCCGGCGGACTTCATCGCCTTCGAGGGCGGCGCCCCGCGCGCCCAGCTCGCCCGCGCCAAGTACACGATCCCGGCCGGGCAGTCGTACGTGGCGGCGGGCCCGGCGGTGCCCACGGACTCGTACTTCGCGATCTACTACGACGGCTCGGCGCCTTACGACCAGCACGACTTCGTCGGGCAGACCAAGGTGTACGAGATCGTCTACAACCACCGGATGGCGTTCGTGAACGCGGCCGACGTCGACGTGCTGCCGCGCTGA
- a CDS encoding MerR family transcriptional regulator, whose protein sequence is MRIGELAERAGTTTRTLRYYESLGLLPPADRTGNGYRSYGDEHVRLLEQIRTLQDFGFGLEETRPFVDCLRAGHPAGDTCAASLAVYRRKLAELDACVDRLRLVRDQVAGQLARAELAAAGPAEPMCELASAGAGAAASADGPTERKPSP, encoded by the coding sequence ATGCGCATCGGCGAACTCGCGGAACGGGCCGGCACCACGACCCGTACCCTCCGCTACTACGAGTCCCTGGGACTGCTGCCGCCCGCCGACCGTACGGGCAACGGCTATCGCTCCTACGGCGACGAGCATGTGCGGCTGCTCGAACAGATCCGCACGCTCCAGGACTTCGGCTTCGGGCTGGAGGAGACCCGCCCGTTCGTGGACTGCCTGCGGGCCGGCCATCCGGCCGGGGACACCTGCGCGGCCTCGCTCGCGGTCTACCGCCGCAAGCTCGCGGAGCTGGACGCCTGCGTCGACCGGCTGCGGTTGGTACGGGACCAGGTCGCGGGCCAACTGGCCCGCGCGGAGCTGGCGGCGGCCGGGCCCGCCGAGCCGATGTGCGAGCTGGCGTCCGCGGGGGCGGGCGCCGCTGCTTCCGCCGACGGACCGACCGAGAGGAAACCCTCACCATGA
- the trxA gene encoding thioredoxin — MTTETIAADGRVTVVTDETFAAQVLESELPVLVEFTASWCGPCRMIAPVLAEIAAEEAGRLRIVELDVDAQPATPAAYGVLSMPTLMLFRAGEPVRALVGARPKRRLLQDLADAL; from the coding sequence ATGACCACCGAGACCATTGCCGCCGACGGACGTGTCACCGTCGTGACGGACGAGACCTTCGCCGCACAGGTGCTGGAGTCCGAGCTGCCCGTGCTGGTGGAGTTCACCGCTTCGTGGTGCGGGCCGTGCCGGATGATCGCGCCGGTGCTCGCGGAGATCGCCGCGGAGGAGGCCGGGCGGCTGCGGATCGTGGAGCTGGACGTGGACGCGCAGCCGGCCACCCCGGCGGCCTACGGGGTGCTGTCGATGCCGACGCTGATGCTTTTCCGTGCGGGGGAGCCGGTCAGGGCCCTGGTCGGCGCCCGCCCCAAGCGCCGCCTCCTCCAGGACCTCGCGGACGCGCTCTGA
- a CDS encoding Uma2 family endonuclease: MSAQPHSYAAGDPEAALKYAIQHIRGDRVQIIEGVIEPVSPSWDHEAVADSVREQIAPVLRRLECVAGSGNLDLPGSSNWYVPDVAVVPRALAKGAGALLPDQTLLVVEVTSESNGNTDRTVKRRRYAEYGAPLYLLIDRRERTCTLFAEPGPLGYTEVHGPHPFGTPVRLPAPFDTELATDGF, translated from the coding sequence TTGAGCGCGCAGCCGCACTCGTACGCAGCCGGCGACCCGGAGGCCGCGTTGAAGTACGCGATCCAGCACATCCGGGGGGACCGGGTGCAGATCATCGAGGGTGTGATCGAACCGGTGTCACCGAGCTGGGACCACGAAGCCGTGGCCGACTCCGTACGGGAGCAGATCGCACCCGTGCTGCGACGGCTGGAGTGCGTGGCGGGGTCGGGCAATCTGGACCTGCCGGGGAGCAGCAACTGGTACGTGCCCGATGTCGCCGTGGTGCCGAGGGCCCTGGCGAAGGGGGCCGGGGCACTGCTGCCCGACCAGACGCTGCTGGTGGTGGAGGTCACCTCCGAGTCGAACGGCAACACGGATCGCACCGTCAAGCGCAGGCGCTACGCGGAGTACGGCGCGCCGCTTTACCTACTGATCGACCGGCGGGAGCGCACCTGCACGCTCTTCGCCGAGCCGGGGCCGCTCGGCTACACGGAGGTGCACGGCCCGCACCCGTTCGGGACCCCGGTGCGGCTGCCGGCTCCGTTCGACACGGAGTTGGCGACCGACGGATTCTGA
- a CDS encoding NAD(P)-dependent malic enzyme, with translation MAAEIVNPPAGTDTEDFPIDPVFALHRGGKMAVTSTVPMRDADDLSLAYTPGVAEVCTAIANTPELVHDYTWKSQVVAVVTDGTAVLGLGDIGPEASLPVMEGKAILFKQFGGVDAVPIALACTDVDEIVETVVRLAPSFGGVNLEDISAPRCFEIERRLQERLDIPVFHDDQHGTAVVTLAALRNAAKLTGRSLGELRAVVSGAGAAGVAIAKILVGAGIGDVAVTDRKGVVHAGRDDLNPVKRELASYTNKAGRTGSLESALDGADVFIGVSGGTVPESAVATMAKGAFIFAMANPTPEIHPEVARAYAAVVATGRSDFPNQINNVLAFPGIFAGALQVRASAITEGMKLAAADALAAVVADELSAECVIPSPFDPRVAPAVTAAVAAAARAEGVARR, from the coding sequence GTGGCAGCGGAGATCGTTAATCCCCCGGCCGGCACCGATACGGAGGACTTCCCTATCGATCCGGTCTTCGCCCTGCACCGGGGCGGCAAGATGGCGGTGACCTCCACCGTGCCGATGCGCGACGCCGACGACCTGTCGCTCGCCTACACACCGGGCGTCGCCGAGGTCTGCACGGCCATCGCCAACACACCGGAGCTGGTGCACGACTACACGTGGAAGTCCCAGGTGGTCGCCGTCGTCACGGACGGCACGGCGGTGCTCGGACTCGGTGACATCGGTCCCGAGGCGTCGCTGCCGGTGATGGAGGGCAAGGCGATCCTCTTCAAGCAGTTCGGCGGGGTGGACGCGGTCCCGATCGCCCTCGCCTGCACCGACGTGGACGAGATCGTGGAGACCGTGGTCCGGCTCGCGCCGTCCTTCGGTGGGGTGAATCTTGAGGACATCTCCGCGCCGCGCTGCTTCGAGATCGAGCGGCGGCTCCAGGAGCGGCTGGACATCCCGGTCTTCCACGACGACCAGCACGGCACCGCCGTGGTGACACTGGCCGCGCTGCGCAATGCCGCGAAGCTCACCGGGCGTTCGCTGGGCGAGCTGCGGGCGGTGGTCTCCGGGGCCGGGGCCGCCGGGGTCGCCATCGCGAAGATCCTGGTCGGGGCGGGCATCGGCGATGTCGCGGTGACCGACCGCAAGGGCGTGGTGCACGCCGGCCGGGACGACCTCAACCCGGTCAAGCGGGAGCTGGCGTCGTATACGAACAAGGCCGGACGCACCGGTTCGCTGGAGTCGGCGCTCGACGGCGCCGATGTCTTCATCGGGGTGTCCGGCGGTACGGTCCCGGAGTCCGCGGTGGCCACGATGGCGAAGGGGGCGTTCATCTTCGCGATGGCCAACCCGACGCCGGAGATCCACCCGGAGGTCGCCCGCGCGTACGCGGCGGTCGTGGCGACCGGGCGCAGCGACTTCCCGAACCAGATCAACAATGTGCTGGCCTTCCCGGGGATCTTCGCCGGGGCCCTCCAGGTGCGGGCCTCGGCCATCACCGAGGGGATGAAGCTCGCCGCCGCGGACGCCCTCGCCGCGGTCGTCGCCGATGAGCTGTCCGCCGAGTGCGTGATCCCGTCCCCCTTCGACCCCCGGGTGGCCCCGGCGGTCACCGCCGCCGTCGCCGCGGCCGCCCGCGCCGAAGGCGTCGCCCGCCGCTGA